In one window of Litorilinea aerophila DNA:
- the cas6 gene encoding CRISPR system precrRNA processing endoribonuclease RAMP protein Cas6, whose product MTATSIGPAIPLTVHRLRFTVRAETPIVFNEFKGSALRGAFATTLRRHFCPEWRAEGTDPLHRSLCPVCQILSLEQDDSPSGDVRRPYVIEPPLDATTRYAPGERFHFTLLLLGDNLLYLPYLVLAVKAMGEQGGVGRRLADGQRGRFTIEAIDAVNPFSGEEQSLLRPGRQVVDPPTVFITHDHVLDAAARLLDELAACDNHLSVEFLTPLRLIQNRQTVEAPHFFPLIKQSVLRVLDVCAQYGGGRPDIQLKREIYPHADQVALVMDQTRWWDLKGYSGRLKRPQVLGGLVGRAIYRTTDWQPLLPWLLWSSVIHVGKNVVKGCGALRLWAGRDEAVRAGGMVDLFSEVSRKG is encoded by the coding sequence ATGACAGCGACATCCATAGGTCCAGCCATTCCCCTCACCGTCCATCGGCTGCGCTTCACCGTGCGGGCCGAGACGCCTATTGTCTTCAACGAATTCAAGGGCAGCGCCCTGCGGGGCGCCTTTGCCACGACCCTGCGCCGTCACTTCTGTCCCGAATGGCGTGCCGAAGGCACCGATCCCCTGCACCGTTCCCTCTGCCCGGTCTGCCAAATCCTGAGCCTGGAACAGGACGACAGCCCATCCGGCGATGTACGGCGCCCGTACGTCATTGAGCCCCCTCTGGACGCCACCACCCGCTATGCCCCCGGCGAGCGGTTCCACTTCACCTTGTTGCTCCTGGGCGACAATCTGCTCTACCTGCCCTATCTGGTTCTGGCCGTCAAGGCCATGGGCGAGCAGGGCGGTGTGGGGCGCCGACTTGCGGATGGCCAGCGCGGCCGCTTCACCATCGAAGCCATCGACGCGGTCAACCCCTTCAGCGGGGAAGAGCAGTCCCTGCTTCGGCCTGGCCGACAGGTGGTGGATCCACCGACCGTCTTCATCACCCATGACCACGTGTTGGATGCAGCGGCACGCCTGCTGGACGAGCTGGCCGCCTGCGATAACCACCTGTCCGTGGAATTCCTGACCCCGCTGCGCCTCATCCAAAACCGCCAGACGGTTGAAGCGCCCCACTTCTTTCCCCTCATCAAACAGAGCGTCCTGCGGGTGTTGGACGTCTGTGCGCAATATGGCGGTGGCCGGCCGGATATCCAGTTAAAACGAGAGATTTACCCCCACGCCGACCAGGTCGCGCTGGTGATGGATCAGACTCGATGGTGGGATCTGAAAGGCTATTCCGGCCGCCTGAAACGGCCCCAGGTGCTGGGCGGTCTCGTGGGCCGGGCCATTTACCGGACCACAGACTGGCAACCCTTGTTACCATGGCTGCTCTGGTCCAGCGTGATCCATGTGGGCAAGAACGTGGTGAAGGGGTGCGGTGCGCTGCGGCTCTGGGCAGGACGCGACGAAGCTGTCAGAGCCGGGGGAATGGTAGATTTGTTCTCGGAAGTGTCAAGAAAGGGTTAA
- a CDS encoding DevR family CRISPR-associated autoregulator → MTTIYNLSISAKAILNLHSLNNEGGEGNQTQTRMVNIIGEDGRMHNVNAISGDMLKHIQAEHLYHISRERGLPLCAACQIFDANRMSADPDFQQWIRAEKPTPVQVVDRLLTCTLDDLEGNLITEGNQSVPRKSVVEFGWAVGIPEAVTTDQYFHVKYDPDRREIPTEKAERSGNLGQAIFHRPASSGQYAIVCNVEAHRIGYNDISQKYTLDEEERQARLAALLESLLYAFVQPNGAMRNTQNPHIVDVMGAVAYSTGPAPAPLVSPLNSRFDQQIGQIAQALNQIHEGRVQVASFGSLAELAEILQALLKDGRPHALTV, encoded by the coding sequence ATGACCACCATCTACAACCTGTCCATTTCCGCCAAGGCCATCCTGAACCTCCACTCCTTAAACAACGAAGGGGGCGAAGGGAACCAGACCCAGACTCGCATGGTCAACATCATCGGCGAGGATGGGCGCATGCACAACGTCAACGCCATCAGCGGGGACATGCTGAAGCACATCCAGGCAGAGCACCTCTACCACATCAGCCGGGAGCGGGGCCTGCCCCTCTGCGCGGCATGTCAGATCTTCGACGCCAACCGGATGTCCGCCGACCCCGATTTCCAGCAGTGGATCCGGGCGGAGAAACCCACGCCGGTCCAGGTGGTGGACCGACTGCTCACCTGCACCCTGGACGATCTGGAAGGCAACCTGATCACCGAGGGCAACCAGTCGGTTCCCCGCAAGAGTGTGGTGGAATTCGGCTGGGCCGTGGGTATTCCTGAAGCGGTGACCACGGACCAGTACTTCCACGTCAAATATGACCCGGACCGGCGGGAAATCCCCACAGAGAAGGCCGAGCGATCTGGTAACCTGGGCCAGGCCATCTTCCACCGCCCTGCCAGCAGCGGTCAATACGCCATCGTCTGCAACGTGGAAGCCCACCGCATCGGCTACAACGACATCAGCCAGAAGTACACCCTCGATGAAGAAGAGCGCCAGGCGCGCCTGGCCGCCCTGCTGGAAAGCCTGCTCTATGCCTTCGTCCAGCCCAATGGCGCCATGCGCAATACCCAGAACCCGCATATCGTGGATGTGATGGGGGCTGTGGCCTACAGCACTGGGCCGGCACCGGCGCCCCTGGTGAGCCCCCTCAACAGCCGCTTTGACCAACAGATCGGGCAGATCGCCCAGGCCCTCAACCAGATTCACGAGGGGCGGGTGCAGGTGGCCAGCTTCGGTTCCCTGGCAGAACTGGCCGAAATCCTGCAGGCCTTGCTCAAGGATGGGCGGCCCCATGCGTTGACGGTGTAG
- a CDS encoding helix-turn-helix domain-containing protein codes for MDTYENVRQLLEERPGLSAREIARHLDVAPSTVTRMLPNLEEAGILLYEDDKGRLWPFQQED; via the coding sequence ATGGACACGTACGAAAACGTCCGGCAGCTCCTGGAAGAACGGCCCGGCCTTTCCGCTCGGGAAATCGCCCGACACCTGGATGTGGCCCCGTCCACGGTAACCCGCATGCTGCCCAATCTGGAAGAGGCGGGCATTCTCCTATACGAAGATGACAAGGGCCGGCTGTGGCCCTTTCAGCAAGAAGATTGA
- a CDS encoding ABC transporter substrate-binding protein, whose product MRTRWLLPLLLVVSLVFAACAAPAATPAPPETAQTEGAQAEGGQAETGGLPFEGVEVNLLTFTGPQIAEPLQRRAPDFQALTGAKVNVVVVPFSDLYQKILTDLATGTNAFDAFVFAPQWMVDYIEPGYLEDLTDRVNADPDIQWDDVAPFFREFSATYNGRIYTIPLDGDFQMAYYRIDVLEEAGLEPPQTWDDYLRIAEAVHGTDMNGDGEGDYGSCISKKRNAQAYWFIYSIGGGMLQSQGTAQGAFFDLETFEPLVNNPAFARALEIYKATTQFGPPDELNLDVGDTRGLFTSGRCALSVDWGDIGTLAIDPETSVVQDKVGAIILPGYTQVLDRETMELVDCDENTCPYAIDGVNHAPFAAFGGWSGGINAAADERVKDAAYAFFSYMSQPAQSNVDVTIGRTGFNPYRISQFENIDLWVEAGMSEEAARNYLGAIKASLDSPNMILDLRIPGNQRYQQVVLDLALSQYLAGEITLEQAMQNIYDGWEEITNELGRESQLAAYKATLGITAGE is encoded by the coding sequence ATGCGCACGAGATGGTTACTACCCCTGCTCCTCGTGGTGTCCCTGGTTTTCGCTGCCTGTGCGGCCCCAGCCGCCACGCCGGCCCCGCCGGAGACAGCCCAGACCGAGGGGGCCCAGGCTGAAGGCGGTCAGGCGGAGACGGGCGGCCTGCCCTTTGAAGGGGTCGAGGTGAACCTGCTCACCTTCACCGGCCCCCAGATCGCCGAGCCCCTCCAGCGCCGGGCGCCGGACTTCCAGGCCCTGACCGGCGCCAAAGTCAACGTGGTCGTCGTTCCCTTCAGCGACCTCTACCAGAAGATCCTCACGGACCTGGCCACCGGGACCAACGCGTTCGACGCCTTCGTCTTTGCCCCCCAGTGGATGGTGGACTATATCGAGCCGGGGTATCTGGAAGATCTGACCGACCGGGTCAATGCGGATCCCGATATCCAGTGGGATGACGTGGCCCCCTTCTTCCGGGAATTCAGCGCCACCTACAACGGCCGCATCTACACCATCCCCCTGGACGGTGATTTCCAGATGGCCTACTACCGCATCGATGTGTTGGAGGAAGCCGGCCTGGAACCGCCCCAGACCTGGGATGACTATCTGCGCATCGCTGAGGCCGTCCACGGCACCGATATGAACGGTGACGGCGAGGGTGACTACGGCTCCTGCATCTCCAAGAAGCGCAACGCCCAGGCCTACTGGTTCATCTACTCCATCGGCGGCGGCATGCTCCAGAGCCAGGGCACGGCCCAGGGCGCTTTCTTCGACCTGGAGACCTTCGAACCCCTGGTGAATAACCCCGCCTTTGCCCGGGCCCTGGAGATCTACAAGGCTACCACCCAGTTCGGCCCCCCCGATGAGCTGAACCTGGACGTGGGTGACACCCGGGGTCTCTTCACCAGTGGCCGCTGTGCCCTTTCGGTGGACTGGGGCGACATCGGCACTCTGGCCATCGACCCGGAGACTTCGGTGGTGCAGGACAAGGTGGGCGCCATCATCCTGCCCGGCTACACCCAGGTGCTGGACCGGGAGACCATGGAGCTGGTGGACTGTGACGAGAACACCTGCCCCTACGCCATCGACGGCGTCAACCATGCCCCCTTCGCGGCCTTCGGCGGCTGGTCCGGCGGTATCAATGCCGCGGCCGACGAGCGGGTGAAGGATGCCGCCTACGCCTTCTTCTCCTACATGAGCCAGCCGGCCCAGTCCAATGTGGATGTGACCATCGGTCGCACGGGCTTCAACCCGTATCGCATCTCCCAGTTCGAGAATATCGATCTGTGGGTAGAGGCAGGCATGAGCGAGGAGGCGGCCCGCAATTACCTGGGCGCCATCAAGGCCAGCCTGGACAGCCCCAACATGATCCTGGACCTGCGCATCCCGGGCAATCAGCGCTACCAGCAGGTGGTGTTGGATCTGGCCCTGAGCCAATACCTGGCCGGCGAGATCACCCTGGAGCAGGCCATGCAGAATATCTACGACGGCTGGGAAGAGATCACCAATGAGCTGGGTCGCGAGTCGCAGCTGGCGGCCTACAAGGCTACATTGGGGATTACGGCTGGCGAGTAA
- the cas1 gene encoding CRISPR-associated endonuclease Cas1, which produces MAIIQHLIVDEFGSFIAKHQGRLRVTCQGEKRVEAPLMHLETVLISGRGVSLSSDVVAACVEAGIPLHFLDARGQPLGSLYSAGLAATVETRRAQLEARGDGRGLHVARAVAAGKIRNQANLLKYMSKYRKTRQPEIYQEVRLLADEVLDHLADLERCTGDTVDACRGQILSAEGRAAQKYWAGIGRLLLPEVGWPGRRTQGARDPFNAALNYGYGILYSQVERALVLAGLDPYAGFLHVDRPGKASLVYDLVEEFRQTVVDRTVMAIFNRGMAVELDERGQLTGETRRNLAEKVLNRLEATEAFEGKRHPLRAIIQMQARHLAVYLRGERPAYTAFVASW; this is translated from the coding sequence ATGGCAATCATACAACATCTGATCGTCGATGAATTTGGCAGCTTTATCGCCAAACATCAGGGACGTTTGCGGGTCACCTGCCAGGGAGAAAAGCGCGTGGAGGCGCCGTTGATGCACCTGGAGACCGTCCTGATCAGTGGTCGCGGTGTCAGCCTGAGCAGCGACGTGGTGGCCGCCTGTGTGGAAGCAGGGATCCCCCTCCATTTCTTGGATGCCCGGGGACAGCCGCTGGGCAGCCTGTACAGTGCAGGGCTGGCAGCCACCGTAGAGACCCGGCGCGCTCAATTGGAGGCTCGGGGCGATGGCCGGGGGTTGCATGTGGCCAGGGCTGTGGCGGCAGGCAAGATCCGCAACCAGGCCAATCTGCTGAAGTACATGAGTAAATACCGTAAAACCCGCCAGCCGGAGATTTACCAGGAGGTTCGGTTGCTGGCCGATGAAGTGTTGGATCATCTGGCCGATCTGGAACGGTGTACAGGGGATACGGTGGACGCGTGTCGCGGCCAAATTCTTTCGGCAGAAGGGCGGGCAGCCCAGAAATATTGGGCCGGCATTGGCCGGCTGCTGCTGCCGGAGGTAGGTTGGCCGGGACGACGTACCCAGGGTGCCCGGGATCCGTTCAACGCGGCGCTCAACTATGGCTACGGCATTCTCTACAGCCAGGTGGAACGGGCACTGGTCCTGGCTGGCCTGGATCCTTACGCCGGCTTTTTGCATGTGGATCGGCCGGGCAAGGCCAGCCTGGTCTACGACCTGGTGGAGGAATTTCGACAGACGGTGGTGGATCGGACGGTCATGGCGATTTTCAATCGGGGGATGGCTGTGGAGCTGGACGAGCGGGGGCAATTGACCGGAGAGACCCGGCGGAACCTGGCCGAAAAGGTGCTGAACCGACTGGAAGCGACGGAAGCGTTTGAGGGCAAGCGGCACCCGTTGCGAGCCATCATCCAGATGCAAGCCCGACATCTTGCCGTATATTTGCGTGGAGAACGGCCCGCTTACACGGCGTTTGTGGCATCCTGGTAG
- the cas4 gene encoding CRISPR-associated protein Cas4, with protein MASKQLLTGAYGGAPAEGTADPRGALPSWEDPWLLEVTDLKQFDYCPRVVYYRYCLSDVRPVTYKMAAGIEAQSRVTRLEDRRSLRAYGLEQGERHYHVSVVSTRLGCSGQIDMVIVTGSGNERRAIPVDFKLSRRKPGNHFRLQLVCYGLMLEEAWGIPATEGYIYLIPSRQAISVPFTAHLRRKATRLVTEIREMIMEQRMPGPPRSVRQCVDCEFRRFCNDTI; from the coding sequence ATGGCATCCAAACAACTACTTACAGGGGCTTATGGGGGAGCTCCTGCCGAAGGGACTGCCGATCCCCGCGGTGCTCTCCCCAGCTGGGAAGATCCCTGGTTGCTGGAAGTCACCGATCTCAAACAGTTTGACTATTGTCCGCGAGTGGTGTACTACCGGTACTGCCTGTCAGATGTACGGCCGGTTACCTACAAAATGGCAGCGGGCATTGAAGCACAGAGTCGGGTCACCCGCCTGGAGGATCGCCGCAGTCTGCGGGCCTATGGTTTGGAGCAAGGGGAGCGCCACTACCACGTATCCGTGGTTTCCACTCGCCTGGGCTGTAGCGGTCAGATCGACATGGTCATTGTTACGGGCAGTGGCAATGAGCGGCGGGCCATTCCAGTGGACTTCAAGCTGAGCCGGCGGAAGCCGGGTAACCATTTTCGGCTCCAGTTGGTCTGTTATGGCCTGATGCTGGAGGAGGCATGGGGCATACCAGCGACGGAGGGTTACATCTACCTCATTCCGAGCCGGCAGGCCATTTCGGTACCGTTCACAGCGCACCTGCGGCGGAAGGCAACTCGTTTGGTGACCGAAATCCGGGAGATGATCATGGAGCAACGCATGCCCGGCCCACCGCGGTCGGTGCGGCAGTGTGTGGATTGTGAATTTCGGCGGTTCTGCAACGATACGATCTGA
- the cas2 gene encoding CRISPR-associated endonuclease Cas2: protein MRCLLIYDIPDDRVRTRIADFCLDYGLDRIQYSAFVGELSSNHQEELMLKIQQRLGNAAGKVELFPICRQDWRSRLSIEQSGPAVDGKEPGSGRR from the coding sequence ATGAGATGCCTGTTGATCTACGACATCCCAGATGACCGGGTGCGAACCCGGATTGCCGATTTCTGCCTGGACTATGGCCTGGATCGAATCCAATACAGCGCGTTTGTCGGCGAGTTGAGCAGCAATCACCAGGAAGAGTTAATGCTCAAAATCCAGCAGCGCCTGGGAAACGCAGCCGGCAAGGTGGAACTATTCCCCATTTGCCGACAGGACTGGCGCAGCCGGCTTTCCATCGAGCAATCGGGCCCGGCGGTAGACGGCAAAGAGCCGGGATCCGGGAGGAGGTGA
- a CDS encoding carbohydrate ABC transporter permease — translation MFFSIFPLVVSLYLSFARVRFARGGVEVQFVGLANYHKLLFGSEQAHLLGVLASPSPLGWLVFLALLAGTVFLLVNYARSTGRTALGLVLRTAFAVLFLALAWLAVSTLNRDGRPGTLMVTLVYVYVGIACQYLIGLGLALLTAQDLPGRRFFRVAFMLPMMITPVGVAYMFRMLADTGRGPFAPIWQAMGLGDFSWVNDPWGARAAVLIGDIWQWTPFMFIVLLAAIEGQAQEPIEAAVVDGASRWQIFRHITLPQILPVSTALILIRMIEAYKIIDLPNVLTNGGPGTATESLTLHAFIAWRTLDIGSSAAIAYLLMVLVTVMSVAFVQFVRRRTTEIV, via the coding sequence TTGTTCTTTTCCATCTTTCCCCTGGTTGTCTCCCTCTACCTCTCCTTTGCCAGGGTTCGATTCGCGCGTGGGGGAGTCGAAGTTCAATTTGTGGGCCTGGCCAACTACCATAAGCTCCTATTCGGCAGTGAACAGGCCCACCTGTTGGGTGTCCTGGCGTCACCATCGCCGCTGGGGTGGCTGGTTTTCCTGGCCCTGCTGGCCGGCACGGTCTTCCTGCTGGTCAACTATGCCCGCAGCACCGGCCGCACGGCCCTGGGCCTGGTTTTGCGGACCGCCTTCGCCGTGCTGTTTCTGGCCCTGGCCTGGTTGGCGGTCAGCACCTTGAACCGGGACGGTCGGCCGGGCACCCTGATGGTGACCCTGGTCTACGTCTACGTGGGGATCGCTTGCCAGTATCTGATCGGGCTGGGGCTGGCTCTGCTGACGGCCCAAGACTTGCCTGGTCGCCGCTTTTTCCGGGTGGCCTTTATGCTGCCCATGATGATCACGCCGGTGGGCGTGGCCTACATGTTCCGCATGCTGGCCGATACGGGCCGGGGCCCCTTTGCCCCCATCTGGCAGGCTATGGGCCTGGGCGACTTCTCCTGGGTCAATGATCCCTGGGGCGCACGGGCGGCCGTCCTGATCGGCGATATCTGGCAGTGGACGCCCTTCATGTTCATCGTGCTTCTGGCGGCCATCGAGGGACAGGCCCAGGAACCCATCGAGGCGGCCGTGGTGGACGGCGCCAGCCGCTGGCAGATCTTCCGGCACATTACCCTGCCCCAGATCCTGCCGGTGAGCACGGCCCTCATCCTGATCCGCATGATCGAGGCGTACAAGATCATCGACCTGCCCAACGTGCTGACCAACGGCGGTCCGGGTACGGCCACCGAGTCGCTGACCCTGCATGCCTTTATCGCCTGGCGTACCCTGGACATCGGCAGTTCCGCAGCCATCGCCTACCTGCTCATGGTGCTGGTGACCGTCATGAGCGTGGCTTTCGTGCAGTTCGTCCGCCGGCGAACCACGGAAATCGTCTAG
- the cas3 gene encoding CRISPR-associated helicase Cas3', which yields MELYPYQQRVKTCIQAGRSVILQAPTGTGKTRAALAPFIEAFFDLPAHAFPRKCIYSVPMRVLANQFEEEFSGLAARYQRRFRRPLTVTIQTGERPEDPMLTGDLIFATIDQTLSSALAVPYSLSPKRANMNAAAVYSAYLVFDEFHLFPVEAQSGAGGALVTTLQLLAALKGIVPFVLMTATFSSTMLADLATRLDAEVITVTQGEYLQIASGNGKKPRRRHYYLHQEPLTAEAVLSAHAEPGVSRSLVVCNQVGRAQELFQALRERTQGTGIQVRLLHSRFTQADRQQKEVELAREFGKAYSERRVESLILVATQVVEVGLDITCDRLHTEVAPANAILQRAGRCARYPGEEGHVHIYPVPARPGRDGEPQPDYLPYPASLCEVSWQSFQKRHGQEIDFQEEQAIIDEVHTEMDRQLLKAMDQQQGLLWREIFGAMEEHDPSQRQKLIRRIDSITVLAAPQPEAVGNPFTAQGFSLHRGSVYRIWRELEEYSQMVELGEFEDFPWLMAYPQPVDNPEEDIAQEERFAWRKIRDRDLLNASSVVVINSAFCAYDAEVGFRIVPPGTASPWASPPGEFRHGRRGGEYLYTLESYQQHIQRMLQIYQRPFNNQQPSLRESYAYIQQRLGKSGALAPDSLDRAIRLAITCHDLGKLDKGWQRWVRLYQEAIGKPIQDAHFMAVHTDWNPADPACREAKQLADRRQKRPRHAGESAVAAARIVVEQCGQPSLTRAALTAIARHHSPTTADYTPYELHPGAQPALLQALEQAGLSQPTKPLTTKGPGGPLDRILIQPEQFEQLLLYFYIVRVLRLCDGLSQEME from the coding sequence GTGGAGCTGTACCCCTATCAGCAACGGGTCAAAACGTGCATCCAGGCAGGCCGGTCGGTTATCCTCCAGGCGCCAACGGGCACCGGCAAAACCCGGGCCGCGCTGGCCCCGTTCATCGAGGCTTTTTTTGACCTGCCGGCCCATGCTTTCCCCCGCAAGTGCATCTACTCTGTGCCCATGCGGGTGCTGGCCAACCAGTTTGAAGAGGAGTTTTCCGGGCTGGCTGCGCGGTATCAGCGGCGCTTCCGACGCCCCCTCACCGTGACGATCCAGACGGGCGAACGGCCCGAGGATCCCATGCTGACCGGAGACCTGATCTTTGCCACCATCGACCAGACCTTGAGCAGCGCCCTGGCCGTCCCCTATTCCCTCTCGCCCAAACGGGCCAACATGAACGCCGCGGCCGTCTACTCGGCCTATCTGGTCTTCGATGAGTTCCACCTCTTTCCGGTGGAGGCGCAGAGCGGGGCGGGCGGGGCCCTGGTGACCACCCTGCAACTTCTGGCTGCGCTGAAGGGGATTGTCCCCTTTGTGCTGATGACGGCCACCTTCTCCAGCACCATGCTGGCGGACCTGGCTACTCGACTGGATGCCGAGGTAATCACCGTCACCCAGGGCGAATATCTCCAGATCGCCAGCGGCAACGGCAAGAAGCCGAGGCGTCGTCACTACTACCTGCACCAGGAGCCGCTCACGGCCGAAGCGGTCCTGTCGGCCCACGCCGAGCCGGGCGTCAGCCGCTCCCTGGTGGTCTGCAACCAGGTGGGACGGGCCCAGGAGCTGTTCCAGGCCCTGCGGGAACGGACCCAGGGCACGGGCATCCAGGTGCGCCTGCTTCACAGCCGCTTCACCCAGGCCGATCGGCAACAAAAAGAGGTGGAGCTCGCCCGGGAATTCGGCAAGGCGTATTCCGAGCGAAGGGTGGAAAGTTTGATCCTGGTGGCCACCCAGGTGGTAGAAGTAGGGCTGGACATCACCTGCGACCGCCTCCACACGGAAGTGGCCCCGGCCAACGCCATCCTCCAGCGGGCTGGTCGATGTGCTCGCTATCCCGGTGAGGAAGGTCACGTCCACATCTACCCGGTGCCGGCCCGACCAGGAAGGGACGGGGAGCCCCAGCCGGACTACCTGCCCTATCCCGCTTCCCTCTGTGAGGTATCCTGGCAGAGCTTTCAAAAACGCCATGGCCAGGAGATCGACTTCCAGGAAGAGCAGGCCATCATCGACGAGGTCCACACCGAGATGGACCGGCAACTGCTCAAAGCCATGGACCAACAACAAGGCCTGCTGTGGCGGGAGATCTTCGGCGCCATGGAGGAACATGACCCCAGCCAACGCCAGAAGCTGATTCGTCGCATCGACAGCATCACCGTGCTGGCAGCCCCCCAGCCGGAAGCAGTGGGCAACCCCTTCACCGCCCAGGGCTTTAGCCTGCACCGGGGCAGCGTTTACCGCATCTGGCGGGAGCTGGAAGAGTACAGCCAAATGGTCGAGCTGGGCGAGTTCGAAGACTTTCCATGGCTGATGGCCTATCCGCAGCCCGTGGACAACCCAGAGGAGGACATCGCCCAGGAAGAGCGCTTCGCTTGGCGCAAGATCCGTGACCGCGATCTGCTCAACGCCTCCTCGGTGGTGGTGATCAACAGCGCCTTTTGCGCCTACGATGCGGAGGTGGGGTTTCGCATCGTGCCTCCTGGCACGGCCTCGCCCTGGGCATCGCCCCCGGGAGAATTTCGCCACGGCCGCCGGGGAGGTGAATATCTCTACACCCTGGAATCCTACCAACAGCACATCCAGCGCATGCTCCAGATCTATCAGCGGCCGTTCAACAACCAGCAGCCATCCCTTCGAGAGAGCTACGCCTACATCCAGCAGCGGCTGGGCAAGTCCGGGGCCCTGGCGCCCGACAGCCTGGATCGGGCCATTCGCCTGGCCATCACCTGCCACGACCTGGGCAAGCTGGACAAAGGCTGGCAGCGCTGGGTCCGGCTCTACCAGGAGGCGATCGGAAAGCCGATCCAGGATGCCCATTTCATGGCGGTGCATACGGACTGGAATCCGGCGGATCCGGCCTGCCGGGAGGCGAAACAACTGGCAGACCGCCGGCAGAAGCGCCCCCGCCATGCCGGGGAGAGTGCGGTTGCGGCGGCCCGCATCGTCGTCGAGCAGTGCGGCCAACCGTCCCTGACTCGGGCCGCGCTGACCGCCATCGCCCGACACCACAGCCCCACGACCGCGGACTACACGCCGTATGAGCTCCATCCCGGCGCCCAGCCGGCCCTGCTTCAGGCGCTGGAACAGGCAGGGCTTTCCCAGCCCACCAAACCGCTGACCACCAAGGGACCTGGCGGCCCGCTGGACCGGATCCTGATCCAACCGGAACAGTTCGAGCAACTCTTGCTCTATTTCTACATCGTGCGCGTGTTGCGGTTGTGTGATGGTTTGTCACAAGAAATGGAATAG
- a CDS encoding helix-turn-helix transcriptional regulator: MSRATNKAARLGEIEALLCAHPEGLRPAEIARRLKVHRSTITRYLPDLPGHIYLEDDGRWKIDLNSYLVNVRFNLHEAMALHLAARLLATRTDKHNPHAAAALRKLASSLSRLAPRIQEHLNRSADVMDQESQRHDPRFLEVLETLTLSWAQERRVHLWYRGPDGRVREFDFAPYFIEPYAVGQTIHVLGVHGARDHPITFKVERILRIEKTQTPYRIPPDFDPRDLLRDAWGIWYAEREPVTVQLKFHPRVVQRVKETRWHRSEQVQELPDGYLIWQAEIAEPQEMLPWIRGWGADCEVLAPETLREALVGEAKAMAEQYGWNVSAQSAAGGTNTSSTLADFFTE, translated from the coding sequence ATGAGCAGAGCCACCAACAAAGCGGCACGTCTGGGCGAAATCGAGGCACTCCTTTGTGCCCACCCAGAAGGGCTCAGGCCCGCTGAAATCGCCCGGCGATTGAAGGTCCACCGTTCGACCATCACCCGTTACCTGCCCGACCTGCCCGGCCATATCTACCTGGAAGATGACGGCCGGTGGAAAATCGACCTCAACAGCTATCTCGTGAACGTCCGGTTCAACCTGCACGAAGCCATGGCCCTACACCTGGCCGCACGGCTTCTGGCGACCCGGACCGATAAGCATAATCCCCACGCGGCCGCAGCGCTACGGAAACTGGCCTCGTCCCTAAGCCGATTGGCGCCCAGAATCCAAGAGCACCTCAACCGCTCGGCCGACGTGATGGATCAAGAGAGCCAACGCCACGATCCACGCTTCCTGGAAGTGTTGGAGACCCTGACCCTGAGCTGGGCCCAAGAGCGACGTGTCCACCTCTGGTATCGGGGGCCAGATGGCCGGGTCCGGGAGTTCGATTTTGCGCCCTATTTCATTGAGCCCTACGCCGTGGGTCAGACCATCCACGTTCTGGGGGTACACGGCGCCCGAGATCACCCCATTACCTTCAAGGTGGAACGCATTCTCCGCATCGAAAAGACCCAGACACCCTACCGCATTCCTCCGGACTTCGATCCTCGGGATCTGCTGCGAGATGCCTGGGGTATCTGGTACGCAGAAAGAGAACCCGTCACCGTCCAGCTGAAGTTCCATCCCCGGGTGGTTCAACGGGTAAAGGAAACCCGTTGGCATCGCAGCGAACAGGTCCAAGAGCTGCCCGACGGCTATTTGATCTGGCAAGCGGAGATCGCTGAGCCCCAGGAAATGCTTCCCTGGATACGAGGTTGGGGAGCCGACTGCGAGGTATTGGCCCCGGAGACATTGCGGGAGGCCTTGGTCGGCGAGGCCAAAGCCATGGCCGAACAGTACGGATGGAACGTTTCCGCCCAATCCGCAGCCGGCGGGACGAACACCTCCTCCACCCTGGCGGACTTTTTTACCGAGTAA